The nucleotide sequence CAAAAAAGTTTCACTTTGATGTTATCAATTTCTCACTTTAAACTTAAAATCGtcaaagcaaattatttacttatcctttaatatttatttaaattaaaaaagaaattcttctagattttttaatTGTCTTTGATCAAGTTTTCAAAACTAATTTGGagtaacaaatctgcttctatacttagTAGAGACAAGGCACCCAGCCTGTCTTGTTGCATAGTTGTTCTCttgggatttttaatatgtttgagttgagaaaatgaatgcTCAGttgtgcaatttgtgaccattaatgttaaaaatatacgaaATGCAACGTCTACGTTTAGAAACGCACACTCAGTTTGgtcttctaaaattattttataaagttcagcagaCTGAATCTGGTTCTTACAGTTTTTGTTGGACTGAACTTATGAACTACTGAAGCTCGGCAGAGAGATTATtgtccaagtcctctgggtaagcatcagttagcttttgggaacactgagagtacctttcagtttcagcagatgaaatgacatcatttggcacatcacttaggaaagaaaatctgtttgttatttctttgtacacctctccttctcatctgggtttctagtttgtcaacattTGTATAGAAGAAGGTGATACGAAATgtatctctggcattcagatctacgTCTTATGCATCTCcgtcattgagtaccttctttctgacatgtttgcgagtttgagctgcactgtaatcaacatctggtagtatttcctttataactgcttcaaatcttttaaagtcatcccttaaagtgcgTAGTTGGCTAGCTAATGACCCGTACAGATCTGCACATGatttaagttcacatcctcataTTGCAgaacttgctttatgaaacttttgcaaaatctcatcccacatgatcaacataaaaacaaattctagctcttgcatcttatATGCAATATTATCTGCTTCTCTTCTAATGTCtccttttgtgactggtcttcaactagacattaTAAAGCTTCAAAAAtcttaaagaaatacttcaaaattgctgttgttgccatagcgtgtgcctcccatctggtatcagaaagggattttaacacactttcatttccaagacaagctttaagaattttccaccggcTGTTTTTGATTCTGAAAAAAGGTATAGAGCAAATGTATTATAGAGAAAGATTAACTGCCACTTGATAGCAATCAACAGCACTTCGACCgacagatttagtgaatgggctgcatAGGGACAgatatatggcaaacttattttccCTAAAATATTTTGCGGCATCTACTTATAACGCCCAGGCATGTTAGTAACATTGTCGTAAAACTGACctctacattttgaaaaattaagtttgcaaacttcacatAAGTACTGCAATACGtggtttgccatttcctcacTTGTATGGCTTTttagttccagaaaggttaaaagcGTTCAATAGGCTGCTCATCTTTTAAGTAACGAACTACAATACTttactgatctatatgtgatatatCTGTCAGtaaactgacaagctaaaataaccagaagaatttacttcatcaacaatgaacgtGTGAACCTTCTGAGTCATTGGTTCAATGAATTCTTCACAGGTGGTTTTagacaagtaagaaggatttccttttccagaagTTCCATATTTATAAATGTGCCCTGCTAAGAATAGATCAAACTGACTTATAAGCTCAAGCAGCCCTAAAAAAATTCCCATTCTACAGTAAACCAAAATCTTTATCTGTTCCTCAAAAAGCCAGGCTACGTTTAGCTAACGtacgaataacagctattacacgctCCAAGACATGCTCCCAGTAATGGCACTCTtctttgtttttccaactcttgtcgcaagcctaaaccttgtctgcgagttaagtatgttagcatagAGTCTTGGTGAGTAGtccttctttcatgatgatcaattacaatagtatttcgttagtcactgaacccttctctcTCAACAAAACGCGAGGAAAATTTTGCAAAAAGTTTGCAAACAAAGCAGTAAATTGGTGAATAgaataaccactctctcttgtattgctcaccattgACTTTTACCctaaagaaaagtttttgcaaACAGTATCTCATTAGTTTGCCACTTATGAAAGTCTGGCAAAATTTGCCAAATGGCCCATTCTGGTGTTGACAatcagtgggtccacaagcaatccaataagccacatcagCGACAGAGAAgtcgagccacaaccctggatcttttgctttaatTTCTTCATCTATTGTAGACCGAAGCACTTTACCATAGTCcattagattttcattttcagcaattatttcaacttcagtcTGTCTTGTTGAGCAACTTCCATCAAaattaacactagagatatcagtagaatttacaggcaaagtgagatcagttgtgagacCTGTGCCAGTCGAGCCAGCCTGTGAAACCTTAACGTCATCATGATGTCCTAaccttgaagtggacaaagtggtacttgtaggtgtggagcttggttcaacttcaatcttgtcagagtcagatgAAGTAGAAGTGACTTCTGATCGGGGAGgtgggttttgatttggaagatcatgttgtgtaagttgagtgaaaaatTAGTCTGCTTTATAGTCTTAGCCACTAAATttaaagccttttgttggttcttttttgccagttttctgttttgtgcaCCAGTTAATTGAACATGTTTCATCTTGCATTctgaaaagtacagaaacaaaaataaaaaacacaaaagaatatggattatttatatagttataatgataagaaaaacactgaaattcataaagaaaaacatcggtaagacagtcaaacatactaaactctaggtctgtatttagacaaagattgtcagaaagttatcctaggaCCTAAGTCCATCAGCACACagacatgaattcataaatatttttattgatttgctgcattctgtttggttgaaaattatttttcagtcattgcaaatgtttcattaaggttgttgccATGGTAGTTGTATGAAAGAAGCAATGTCAATGGTAATATACAAATCCATTGTGAGCTAAAGAGtgttccaaaacaatttgtgatcaacaacacatactgtagtagcctatatacacagtgatcattaTGTACTGGTACACacacataacatataatcaactGTAAACTGTACTGCACCTTTAACTACTAAATACTGAGTTAGGCCTTGGCTAGAGTGCCTCaatcctaatcaaatatctgaagaatgagttgtaatctcaactttgagctcagttttgacctgaGAACTTCAGATGaaccaacaaaccatacatcaacaatataggcatatgtctgaaactttaacTGCATGCTTGGATGAaaaggcaaattcaaaacgatGACCTTAAACTGGGAAGAGTACtcttcattattccaggctacagtagcgtttccaATGTACTTACACTAAAGTAGTTGtagtatttaggcctaacgttattgtGACTGACTTCTCAGATAACGACACTAAcattaggcctaatgctaatacaCTGTAACTGAGACCAgtaacgttaagcctagtactcagtactaatcctgctcacatgaacttgtttAATCATGCATtttttcagacaatcctaaaCTGATATATTTGATttgccacagtactgtactactactactagtatagtgtatacataacaacctTAAGAATCATGTTGTACATGTCGAAGTCTTTTGCAGCTTCACCTGaaaggtcgaattatcgcctttagactgTTCCGATCAGTCAATTGTTTTTCCaacttttcagaaatgtaatagaacacacactgatctgaatttatagtcgCAAAATAGTTTGATTACACTTAAGAGTTTGTCGTCGTTGTTTTTACgggccatgttctgtgagacattttccccAACATAgaaggggttattgttccaaatgccgcggtaacagctgccttgaactcatcattagtattacaacgttgtttagacacaatgtcctTTATGTATCCCCAAAGAGAGTTATCACATGTTGTCAAGTCCGGACTTCTTGCGCGTCATTTCATGGGTGCCGGGGATGTTACAGAACCACGACCTAACCATTTGTCTGGAAAAGTGTCATTAAGATAATCTCACACAGTAAGGGCATAATGAGTCGGATTTCCATCTTATTGAAACCAAACCTCCTCTCTGATTCCAAGGACATCAAGTTTCGGTATAAAGCATTGTTGTAACGTGTTTAGATATGAGGTATGATTTACTAGCCCGTCAAAGAATTATGGTCCAATAACATGACGCGCATTAAGTGTTGCCCACATCATGACATGCGGAGTGTTGTATtcaatttcttcataataatgagGATTCTCCTTTGCCCAGAAGTAAACATTTCGTGCTCGACTCGAACGGTAAATTACGCACTCGTCCGTAAACATCACCTTTCTTCGAGAATGGATCGTATTGAAGATTCGCAGTAACACGTCAGTTTCCTATTTTCTCTATCAGCATCACTTAGTTCATTCACAAAAGTGGGTCGCCATGCTTTAACTCTCATGTCCTTTTTCATAAAGGTCTGCATGATTGCTCGCGGGATACCAAGATCAGCTGATCTTTTCCTTGTCGACTTTAATGGTGAGTTAATTACTGACTCTTCCACACCAGCATATGACTCTCTACGTGTAACTGGTCTTCCTGAACGAGGTGCATCCTTAATGTTGCCAGTTTCAAACAATTTGCTCTCCCAATTCAACATCGTTTTTCATCTTGGTGGATCCTTATTCATTCTTTCTCTAAATTTGCCAGTTATtgtatccagggtgtcaccagtattcttgcgctcatgtacccacgtacttgtcacaatgcgctcttcaagtgtaaatgggcttatatcagccatatttctctgaaggaaaagaaacaaatttataatacatgtgtgattgaaaataacacaataacatatggatgggtagggacttaggAGCTACCCTGTACGTTTCTGTCTCGGATTGCACgttcgttcgtctcataaaaatatcaccagagggccGGGTCGGGGCATTAAGACGTCACGATAGGATCAAGGAAAAGGTAAGGAGAATATAGTTGTGATCTCCATTGTTGAGTCTGAAAATagcatatttgacaaaattttgttagTTATTCATGAATAGGGATAAGTACAAGGGTTCCCGGTCTTAAGTTTTGAGTTATTTCCTAAGTAAATCTCAGTGTcacatctgtttatattattacataatcacaatgAAATACATACACGCCCAAATACtcttataggttacatgtaatctatgaacgGTGGCATTAGTATATTGGTAttcctttctaaattttttctttgtatgataaatttcaaaacatgttttcacacacaaatgaggttttttttttacagcaagcTGGATGAAGCAAAAAAATTATGGCTCAAAAAAGATTCAGTGAGAAACACTTGAATAATGCAATCCTAAcgcaaacaaaactaaaacaaacgagacaataatCCAACTATAATGTACGGATAGAGAAGCCgacaaaacataaaactagccacgtctctgtacacatctgtcaccattttgtttgacttatgtttctgtggtattataatcttatttttctgtagatgtgactgaataaagcagtgaaaggtaaaacaaaacagttccattgcctataatttcttataaatagccacaatagaaggaatgattgagaagATTATTTTATCTTCAAGGTCAGACATCGTAATatacgatcatcttttacctgaagtttttcaacattttgtactactctttacagtaatctttcgcaaatcaatgacttcttacttcagatacaaagtttagtagtttctcgaaGCCTTAGTCACTCACCGAcccaaagaaaacatttttttaaacaatacagAGTAAAGTCGAACACGGCAGATAAGGACAATTACAGAAAGATCAactaaagttgagtgtggcagtgaaaAGGTTAAGGGCATGATAGCTAGGAGAAAAATCTGTGGTTCCCCCTCCCTTGATGTcctaagcacgtgcttattttCCTTAACGTTTAACCTAGGACTGGTTCTCAGCAGTTATAAGCATCCTAGGCCTTTGTCTTTTCTCATTCGAAGTGGTTCGTTCCTGAGAGCTACCCTTGGTGATAAAAAATTAGCaaatatctttacaaaaacaaaaaagtggcGTTAACAGAAGGCTGCCATTTGCAAAGTAATATTAATACCGCACTCACAAACtaccaatattttgattatttgacTTATTTTTAGTTTGACTTCGTTTAAATGTGGGCGATTCCCATTCCCATTATAGAAGTTTTGCGTGTGACGTCACTCTTTACCTAGTTACTGCTGACCGCCATGATGGGTGGCACGCTCGGCGTGTTTATATTCCAACACAAGGGTGATTCATAGTCAAAAGTGCGCGATGGTATACTCGTGTTGTGTatttaactgttcaaatcgacatggacaggtggaaaatgtgtcatactACAGATTTCCTAAAGATCCCGAACGAAGAAGACGATGGATTGCAGCTGTCAATAGGAAAAACTGGACACCCACAGAGCACACCAgactttgtagtaaacattttgtgtcaggtatgtataattcatctatagccaggctgaataaattgaaacttacatgCATGATATATGTATAGCAGAAAACACTGCAGCACCAGTGAAAGAAATTTTTTtgcacacttttcttttacttttaaataactgaatagtaaatttactgaaggaacaatatcattcatgatgaataggttatatagccatttgtacattaagacaaaatgttgatatctcttaaaggaccaatttaagtgattcatcagaaaaccacaactggcacaagattaaaaagtgtgcaaataattactttgttggctgtacattcagttgttaaacaatgttcagcatattcagttatatatatatatatattcagttaaaagtgtacagtgtacctgttatatatataaatattatctgatgatGCCTGTAGATCTATATCTTAACTAACTTATTGTACTCTGTTACAGGGATGAAAAGTGATGATCCCCTATCACCTTatccatatttcattttacacgttcTCCCCTGAAGAGAAAGAAAGCTgctgaattgtgtaaatatgaaaacagaagagaagtgaccaaaaggagaaaagaacaacaaaagagacaTGAAGCTACTGCTGGACTGCTTGACCTTGCTTTCATAGAATATGCTGGCACTGCTGCCACTGATAGCAGCTGTACTGATTCTGCTGATGAACTTGAAGCTACATGTGataattttgacttgtgtacatcacaatatacaactgAGACATGTATGCAGACGGAAATATCATTCGCCATATGTAATATTTGGCAGATCTACTCCGGCAACAGTCTGACTCTGAGCAACGTTGTCTTGGCTGGATATTACTGGCGTAAATACACGTGGCGGGAGCATATACGGGTCTCCTACACCCAGTTCCTTCACGTTTTCCTCATACCTGGCCTTTTCAGCACCTGTCAGGtgtgctacaagtgatgaaaaCCAGCGACAgccatttacatgtgaatagtacTGAATACAGCAGTTGTTAACTCGTTCAGTCATGCGGGACACTTGCCACCCAATATGGCGGTATGTTTACAAACCTCGTTGTGGTCACGTGACACTAATAGGTTCACGCAAAACCTCTATACCGGGAAATCGGCTGAAAGTCAAGTCCGAAATTCCTGAAAACCCAGTAACACGGCCCGAGCAGTTTAAACtgattgtattaattatattgatGTGGATAAAATTCGTGGTTGTCTGAATTTGTGGAACTCAATGTTGTTGTCACAAGTCATAGTGGTCTAGAAACGCGACACCCTCCGATGACTTTTTCTGGAACCAAGATGTCACTTCGGTCTATGATTGTGCAACCGTTTATGGAACTATGATGTGACATTCCCTTTCCACTCGAGTTCGACACTTGTTAGCCCAGCATAGCTAGGTGTTTAAAACGAGTTTAATGCAGAATTTCGAAATGAGACTTCCTAGTGAAGAATCATCGTGTCTGTTATGAACTGAATTATTCTGTGATCGAACGaattgctccccagtggcacagcggcatgtctacggaatTACAGTGGTAGAAAATGGGTTTAAATACCTCTGGTGGCTAGATGTCAGATAGGCCTCTGTGTAGCATTGTGTTGaactacaaagaaataaacagagGGAATCGCAAGCTCTTTCTACGGAGTTCGTTGTATACAAATGTGCACGAATTTTCTTGTAACTAAATCTTCGTAAGttacacaagtttttattttatttcagtatgaaaacaaagtgataaaaaatatcgGAAATTACATTGTCAAAATTTTCAAATGGAAAAGTGACTTAAAGAGAAAATCtaaaacattaagaaagaaaataaaacatcactggtaaaatttaatatatctgtagcaacattttttttctcttctcttggcaagatggttaaggccctcgactcgtaatctgagggtcacacaccaaattcccttcacaccaaacatgctcgctataatgtgacggtcaatcacattattcgttggtaaaagagtagcctaagagttggcggtgggtggtgatgactagctttcttccctctagtgttacactgctaaattaaagacgactagcgcagatagcccacgtgtttgcgcaaaattcaaaacaagccagaCCTCTGCATCAGTAATTACCCCTTTCGTCGGTTTACAAATTACACTTcatttatgtatgtttattttaaccaCAGACAGGCTGTTTGGTTCTTCAATGATGAGAACTGCTCCTGTATGACTCCAGTGTGAATTTATGAGAATTCTCATGCATTTATAATCTAACCTGCTTCAGCATTTCCAACTTATCAAGCTTCTTATAAAGTATACATAGATTTCTGTGCGCTTCTATGGCTTTCTCACCTAACACCCTAAGACTGAATTTGATCTTTTGCGTGTCATGTCCTTTTCCTAACAACTGTTTTAATCTTCTCAATGACAGATTATTCCAAACATTATGTTTAATTCTATTAAGACGTATATTTAGCAACATTTTTCGGCTGTAATTGATCAAGTGTATTTTTTTACCTCTGCACTTGATAACTTTAATTTTCTTGGAGATAGGTACAAAACCGCTTCTTTAAGCTCCATTAAACTTTTTCTTTGCTCCttcatggccgggtggttaaggaactcgactcgtaacccgagggtcgcgggttcgaattcccgtcgcacaaaacacgctcgccctttcagccatgggggcgttataatatgacaaccaatcccactattcgttggtaaaagggtaacccaagagttagcggtgggtggcgatgactaactgctttccctatagttttacactgctaaattagggacggctagccctcgagtagctttgcgcctaattcacaacaaaccaaactaacCCTAGGAAAGCATCATAAAAGTTCCTAAAACGATCCACTTTATGGCCTTAGTAGAACGTCAggggaatatttaaaataatacaccTTATCCCCTTTGCGGCTATCcatctgtgccactagggggcacgTATCTAAGAAACAGTTGAATAACTTATTAGATCCAATCGATTTCTTCCACATGCCAAAGATCTAACAATTCTACATAACTGATTTCTCCAAGGATCCTATAGAATCAGTGTGCAATTACCATACTAAATTTATTACAACCTACTTTAAAAGCGTTTTACAATGATATCCGGACTTTGTTACAATAATGGATTAAATTTTTGTAATGAACAGTTAGTACCGACTTACCATTATGCTCTATAATGATGGTTTGAACGCATttgaacatttttcttaaaaaataagcCACTTATTACGCTAACTTCATCTTAGCTAATTGATCTGTTTTAATTTCGAACGCTTTTGAATTTTACGGAAAAACGTACTAGAAGTTGAAACTAAAACAGCCCATGCTATTCATAACTTCCATGTTATATGAAACACATACAGAGCGTTTTCGGAAAAACCCATTAATTAGAAAGTGAAGTGTCACTCTCCGAAGAAAGCGCGATCATATTGACAAACTGCACCCTTCACATAGAAATTTACAACTATATACAGACAATCTTTAGttcattcaaatataaataataaactcttATACACTTTGGGATGCATGATATACAACACTTATGAGATGGCCACTTACTTCAGGTAGTTATCCTGCTTACCCCGTTGGGACAACTTTCTCACTAGACATGCTGATGCTTTCTGTTGCTAAGAGactcatttatttgttgttgttgttttaatttcgagcaaagctacacgagagctatctgctcgccgttcctaatttaccagtgtaaggtTCTAAACGCTCTCTAGATACATTTCTATTAACCAGTGTGGAGACAAGTGTATGGCCGCAACATCGTTAAAAAACATATAAGAAACCAAGTTTCTGATTAGACGCGCATTGATTAGTTTCAATAATTTGTAGAAAGCTTTTCACGTCATGTAACATAATATATCGAACAGTAAATTTCAAACGATTAATTTGATAGCTAATGTtagttaaattaatttaactgCTCTTAAGCTAAGCAACATTTCGGCGTAGAGATCGAAATACATCCTGCGTTATACTCTGGCAGGTGCAAACATTACCATGACGTAgagttttttggtgtttttttaatttcgtgcaaaactgcacgagggctatctgcgctagaagtccttaatttaatagtgtaaggctagagggaaggcagctaattatcaccatccaccgccaactcttgggctactcaatgaatagtggggttgaccgtgacattataacgtccccaaggctgaaagggcgagcatgtttggtgcgacggggattcgaacccgcgaccctaagattaagattaacacacctggccatgccgggcccatgacGTAGAGAGAAACATGTAAAAAGAGGGGGTGCTACTATTAAAGCACTGCCCCTTCTTTCGTCAGGAATATTTTTCATCACAATTTGTATTGAGTTCCTTTAACTGTGTATGTATGAAATGTAGGGGGTTCAATCGCTTCTCCCCTGGCCTTAGCACAAGActtggtttataaaattaatttagtttagaatTCATTCCAAGCGAttagtcttcggatttacaacgctaaagtcagggattcgattcccgtcggtggacacaagaagatagctcgatgtggctttgctattgtGAGCTgagaacgctaaaaaccgagttttgatatccgtggtgggtaaAGCAGTGATAGTCCTttgtgcatctttgtgcttaattaaaaagtaattagttaattatatttacatcGACGTAAATGTTGTAGGAAATGAAATATTGGCTTTCATTTATCCCTTTATAAGCATTAATGCTAGTAATAGTATAGCACTtggaaacattaatataatataacaggAATACCTAAACCAAGCAGTGTTGTTACTAACTGG is from Tachypleus tridentatus isolate NWPU-2018 chromosome 2, ASM421037v1, whole genome shotgun sequence and encodes:
- the LOC143240183 gene encoding THAP domain-containing protein 2-like yields the protein MVYSCCVFNCSNRHGQVENVSYYRFPKDPERRRRWIAAVNRKNWTPTEHTRLCSKHFVSGMKSDDPLSPYPYFILHVLP